Proteins encoded in a region of the Bacteroidota bacterium genome:
- a CDS encoding 5'-nucleotidase C-terminal domain-containing protein, translating into MSYKKALYLLGILTIFLIASCNSDKPSKSRSDFSYIEVSDSLEGVKKIENFIKPYHDTLEVELNKVISYSKEDLLTSRGTGKLESTLGNLISDLVYEQASERYKNNFGKQIDFAVFNRGGIRTPIAKGDITLRHMFEIMPFENTLIVVTLDSVKMTELLNYMANSKGHPMSNIRLKIKDNMATDVSIGGKDYDKTKQYKIVTTDYLQHGGDRMYFFSDPLSIDTLDYKMRDAMIDYFEKTDTVNVELDGRFTYAE; encoded by the coding sequence ATGTCGTATAAAAAAGCGCTTTATCTATTGGGCATATTGACAATCTTCCTAATAGCATCATGCAATAGCGATAAACCCTCTAAGAGTCGTTCAGATTTCAGCTACATTGAAGTGAGCGATAGTTTGGAAGGAGTAAAAAAAATTGAGAATTTCATAAAGCCATACCACGATACTCTGGAAGTAGAGTTAAACAAGGTTATCTCTTATTCGAAAGAAGATCTGCTAACTTCAAGAGGTACCGGAAAGCTTGAAAGTACTTTAGGTAATTTGATCTCCGATCTGGTATATGAACAGGCCAGTGAGCGTTACAAAAATAATTTCGGGAAGCAAATAGATTTTGCTGTTTTCAATAGAGGGGGTATTAGGACTCCAATAGCAAAAGGAGATATTACCCTCAGGCATATGTTCGAAATTATGCCATTCGAAAACACTCTTATTGTAGTAACTTTAGATAGTGTCAAAATGACTGAACTGCTAAACTATATGGCTAACAGTAAAGGTCACCCCATGTCGAACATCAGGTTAAAGATAAAAGACAATATGGCCACCGACGTTTCAATAGGCGGTAAAGATTACGACAAAACAAAACAGTATAAAATAGTTACGACCGACTACCTTCAGCATGGTGGCGACAGAATGTACTTTTTTAGTGATCCACTATCTATTGATACACTGGACTATAAAATGAGAGATGCTATGATCGATTATTTTGAAAAAACCGATACGGTAAATGTTGAATTAGACGGAAGATTTACATATGCAGAATAG